In Erigeron canadensis isolate Cc75 chromosome 7, C_canadensis_v1, whole genome shotgun sequence, one DNA window encodes the following:
- the LOC122607708 gene encoding protein LURP-one-related 15-like isoform X1: MATTTSVIGSQFISPNPLDIKIEMYAAGTLVITDEKNKIILKVRPCDTTFHRQRWILDANDIPIVKLREKKLSAHSRWNVFTGEGTNDTDIIFTTRNDNMIQFETCVNVYLGNEHNCNEDYDFQIKGSWPRKSLSIYMGNSIIANTNIEQSLEYMAAERNFMVRINPNVDCAFVVALIAIVDAMNCPKQAQAVVNNNGAGGMSVMNIVSTVSSIATAIKWVDKAVEFFDDS; this comes from the exons atggcTACAACAACTTCTGTTATAGGGTCTCAATTCATTTCACCAAACCCACTTGATATTAAGATCGAAATGTATGCTGCCGGAACACTCGTAATCACTGATGAAAAGAACAAAATAATACTCAAAGTAAGACCATGCGACACTACTTTCCATCGTCAGCGGTGGATACTAGACGCTAATGACATACCCATAGTAAAGCTACGGGAGAAG AAATTGAGTGCACATAGTAGATGGAATGTATTCACGGGTGAAGGTACAAATGATACGGATATTATATTCACCACAAGAAACGACAACATGATCCAGTTTGAGACATGTGTAAACGTCTACTTGGGAAACGAGCATAATTGCAACGAGGATTATGACTTCCAAATCAAAGGAAGCTGGCCTAGGAAAAGTCTTAGTATTTATATGGGAAATTCAATAATAGCCAAC ACGAATATAGAGCAATCGTTGGAGTATATGGCGGCGGAAAGGAACTTTATGGTAAGAATTAACCCTAACGTGGATTGTGCATTTGTGGTCGCACTTATTGCAATTGTTGATGCTATGAATTGTCCAAAACAAGCTCAGGCTGTTGTTAATAATAATGGAGCTGGAGGTATGAGTGTGATGAATATTGTGAGTACCGTGAGTTCCATTGCAACTGCGATCAAATGGGTAGATAAAGCCGTTGAATTTTTCGATGATAGCTAA
- the LOC122607921 gene encoding cytochrome P450 93A3-like: MADFQTYFTIFMLWLIPTILIKFFLKSKKAHLIPPTPFAIPIIGHLHLIFPIPHQAMHKLSLRYGPIYRLFLGSHTSFVVSTPEATKEFFKFNENAYLDRPINSATYHMTYENKDFVFAQYGAHWKFMKKIIMTELLNGGKVDLHRQVRKNEVTRFMKQISQMAKDKKALEMDLELAKVINNVIIETILGTKFSDEAEARKMKDLVDDIASLEGSFNVSDYIWFLKNVDLQGFGKRFKAVHERFDIFVEKIIKEHEKARKLENLTPERKDLLHILLDTAEDKSQKIQLTRENIKAFIFNMFVATDTTSLTMEWALSELINHPNVLKKATEEMDRVVGKDRLLQESDIPNLPYLQAIVSESWRLHPGAALIPRLATEDRTVAGYHIPANSTVFFSPWALGRDPGAWENPLEFRPERFEHMKMEPRGQDYSMLTFGAGKRMCPGYSLAYQLLHITLGSMIQCFEWKAGKDGNMTSVDMEEGVGVTLPRANRLVCLPVARLNPLPF, encoded by the exons ATGGCGGATTTCCAAACCTACTTCACCATCTTTATGTTATGGCTGATACCCACCATTTTAATCAAATTCTTCTTAAAATCTAAGAAAGCTCATCTCATCCCCCCAACCCCCTTTGCCATTCCCATCATCGGCCATCTCCACCTTATTTTTCCAATCCCTCATCAAGCCATGCACAAGCTTTCCCTCCGATATGGCCCTATTTATCGACTCTTTCTTGGCTCACACACGTCTTTCGTTGTGAGTACACCAGAAGCCACAAAAGAATTCTTCAAGTTCAATGAGAATGCCTATTTGGATCGACCAATTAACTCGGCAACATATCATATGACATATGAAAATAAAGATTTCGTGTTTGCCCAGTATGGAGCGCATTGGAAGTTCATGAAAAAGATAATCATGACAGAGCTCTTAAATGGAGGAAAGGTAGACTTGCACCGTCAAGTAAGGAAAAACGAAGTTACTCGTTTTATGAAACAAATTTCTCAAATGGCAAAAGACAAGAAGGCATTGGAGATGGATTTGGAGTTGGCCAAGGTCATTAACAATGTGATTATAGAAACTATTTTGGGCACAAAGTTCTCGGATGAGGCCGAGGCTAGGAAAATGAAGGATCTGGTTGACGATATAGCTTCGTTAGAAGGTAGCTTCAACGTATCGGACTACATATGGTTCCTTAAAAATGTTGACTTGCAAGGGTTTGGGAAAAGATTTAAGGCTGTTCATGAACGATTTGATATATTCGTAGAGAAGATCATTAAAGAGCATGAAAAGGCTAGAAAGCTAGAAAACTTAACACCAGAAAGGAAGGACTTGCTCCACATATTACTCGATACCGCAGAAGATAAAAGCCAAAAGATTCAATTGACAAGAGAGAACATCAAAGCCTTCATTTTC AATATGTTTGTCGCAACAGACACTACATCACTTACCATGGAATGGGCACTTTCCGAACTTATCAATCATCCAAACGTCCTGAAAAAAGCAACAGAAGAGATGGATAGAGTTGTTGGCAAAGACAGACTTCTCCAAGAATCTGACATACCAAACCTTCCGTACCTCCAAGCAATCGTGAGTGAATCTTGGCGTCTTCATCCAGGCGCCGCATTGATTCCAAGATTAGCAACAGAAGATAGAACCGTGGCGGGTTATCATATTCCAGCAAACTCTACTGTTTTTTTTAGCCCTTGGGCCCTCGGTAGAGATCCAGGGGCTTGGGAAAACCCTCTTGAGTTTAGGCCCGAGAGATTTGAGCACATGAAGATGGAACCAAGAGGACAAGATTATAGCATGCTCACATTCGGGGCTGGGAAAAGGATGTGTCCGGGGTATTCACTAGCATACCAGTTGCTACATATAACCCTGGGTTCCATGATTCAATGTTTCGAGTGGAAGGCCGGGAAAGATGGGAATATGACTAGCGTTGATATGGAAGAGGGTGTCGGAGTCACACTTCCTAGAGCAAACCGTTTGGTTTGCTTGCCTGTGGCTCGACTCAATCCTCTACCATTTTAA
- the LOC122608403 gene encoding cytochrome P450 93A3-like gives MADFQTYFTIFMLWLIPTILIKFFLKSKKAHLIPPTPFAIPIIGHLHLIFPIPHQAMHKLSLRYGPIYRLFLGSHTSFVVSTPEATKEFFKFNENAYLDRPINSATYHMTYENKDFVFAQYGAHWKFMKKIIMTELLNGGKVDLHCQVRKNEVTRFMKQISQMAKDKKALEMDLELAKVINNVIIETILGTKFSDEAEARKMKDLVDDIASLEGSFNVSDYIWFLKNVDLQGFGKRFKAVHERFDIFVEKIIKEHEKARKLENLTPERKDLLHILLDTAEDKSQKIQLTRENIKAFIFNMFVATDTTSLTMEWALSELINHPNVLKKATEEMDRVVGKDRLLQESDIPNLPYLQAIVSESWRLHPGAALIPRLATEDRTVAGYHIPANSTVFFSPWALGRDPGAWENPLEFRPERFEHMKMEPRGQDYSMLTFGAGKRMCPGYSLAYQLLHITLGSMIQCFEWKAGKDGNMTSVDMEEGVGVTLPRANRLVCLPVARLNPLPF, from the exons ATGGCGGATTTCCAAACCTACTTCACCATCTTTATGTTATGGCTGATACCCACCATTTTAATCAAATTCTTCTTAAAATCTAAGAAAGCTCATCTCATCCCCCCAACCCCCTTTGCCATTCCCATCATTGGCCATCTCCACCTCATTTTTCCAATCCCTCATCAAGCCATGCACAAGCTTTCCCTCCGATATGGCCCTATTTATCGCCTCTTTCTTGGCTCACACACGTCTTTCGTTGTGAGTACACCAGAAGCCACAAAAGAATTCTTCAAGTTCAATGAGAATGCCTATTTGGATCGACCAATTAACTCGGCAACATATCATATGACATATGAAAATAAAGATTTCGTGTTTGCCCAATATGGAGCGCATTGGAAGTTCATGAAAAAGATAATCATGACAGAGCTCTTAAATGGAGGAAAGGTAGACTTGCACTGTCAAGTAAGGAAAAACGAAGTTACTCGTTTTATGAAACAAATTTCTCAAATGGCAAAAGACAAGAAGGCATTGGAGATGGATTTGGAGTTGGCCAAGGTCATTAACAATGTGATTATAGAAACTATTTTGGGCACAAAGTTCTCGGATGAGGCCGAGGCTAGGAAAATGAAGGATCTGGTTGATGATATAGCTTCGTTAGAAGGTAGCTTCAACGTATCCGACTACATATGGTTCCTCAAAAATGTTGACTTGCAAGGGTTCGGGAAAAGATTTAAGGCTGTTCATGAACGATTCGATATATTCGTAGAGAAGATCATTAAAGAGCATGAAAAGGCTAGAAAGCTAGAAAACTTAACACCAGAAAGGAAGGACTTGCTCCACATATTACTCGATACCGCAGAAGATAAAAGCCAAAAGATTCAGTTGACAAGAGAGAATATCAAAGCCTTCATTTTC AATATGTTTGTCGCAACAGACACTACATCACTTACCATGGAATGGGCACTTTCCGAACTTATCAATCATCCAAACGTCCTGAAAAAAGCAACGGAAGAGATGGATAGAGTTGTTGGCAAAGACAGACTTCTCCAAGAATCTGACATACCAAACCTTCCGTACCTCCAAGCAATCGTGAGTGAATCTTGGCGTCTTCATCCAGGCGCCGCATTGATTCCAAGACTAGCAACAGAAGATAGAACCGTGGCGGGTTATCATATTCCAGCAAACTCTACTGTTTTTTTCAGCCCTTGGGCCCTCGGTAGAGATCCAGGGGCTTGGGAAAACCCTCTTGAGTTTAGGCCCGAGAGATTTGAGCACATGAAGATGGAACCAAGAGGACAAGATTATAGCATGCTCACATTCGGGGCTGGGAAAAGGATGTGTCCGGGGTATTCACTAGCATACCAGTTGCTACATATAACCCTGGGTTCCATGATTCAATGTTTTGAGTGGAAGGCCGGGAAAGATGGGAATATGACTAGCGTTGATATGGAAGAGGGTGTCGGAGTCACACTTCCTAGAGCAAACCGTTTGGTTTGCTTGCCTGTGGCTCGACTCAATCCTCTACCTTTTTAA
- the LOC122607708 gene encoding protein LURP-one-related 15-like isoform X2: protein MATTTSVIGSQFISPNPLDIKIEMYAAGTLVITDEKNKIILKVRPCDTTFHRQRWILDANDIPIVKLREKKLSAHSRWNVFTGEGTNDTDIIFTTRNDNMIQFETCVNVYLGNEHNCNEDYDFQIKGSWPRKSLSIYMGNSIIANTNIEQSLEYMAAERNFMAVVNNNGAGGMSVMNIVSTVSSIATAIKWVDKAVEFFDDS from the exons atggcTACAACAACTTCTGTTATAGGGTCTCAATTCATTTCACCAAACCCACTTGATATTAAGATCGAAATGTATGCTGCCGGAACACTCGTAATCACTGATGAAAAGAACAAAATAATACTCAAAGTAAGACCATGCGACACTACTTTCCATCGTCAGCGGTGGATACTAGACGCTAATGACATACCCATAGTAAAGCTACGGGAGAAG AAATTGAGTGCACATAGTAGATGGAATGTATTCACGGGTGAAGGTACAAATGATACGGATATTATATTCACCACAAGAAACGACAACATGATCCAGTTTGAGACATGTGTAAACGTCTACTTGGGAAACGAGCATAATTGCAACGAGGATTATGACTTCCAAATCAAAGGAAGCTGGCCTAGGAAAAGTCTTAGTATTTATATGGGAAATTCAATAATAGCCAAC ACGAATATAGAGCAATCGTTGGAGTATATGGCGGCGGAAAGGAACTTTATG GCTGTTGTTAATAATAATGGAGCTGGAGGTATGAGTGTGATGAATATTGTGAGTACCGTGAGTTCCATTGCAACTGCGATCAAATGGGTAGATAAAGCCGTTGAATTTTTCGATGATAGCTAA